Proteins from one Sabethes cyaneus chromosome 2, idSabCyanKW18_F2, whole genome shotgun sequence genomic window:
- the LOC128735795 gene encoding embryonic polarity protein dorsal-like → MAPTGVQKPFVAITEQPQSKALRFRYECEGRSAGSIPGVHSTPEQKTFPAIEVRGYKGPAMVVVSCVTKDPPYRPHPHNLVGKEGCKEGVCTVKLDCNSMSYVFSNLGIQCVKKKGIEESLGLRERIQVDPFHTKFGHAKQPATIDLNAVRLCFQVYLPGGPDKKFTQPLQPVVSDIIYDKKAMSDLVICKLSEVTAPVSGGKEIILLCEKVTKEDISVRFYEERNGRIVWTDSGEFQHNNVHKQVAICFRTPRYRTLDVEHSVMVNIQLRRLSDGATSEPLPFELLPVESFSQKRKRQKMSSCETIDPTPGFGGFVGQPVPNEPTKTDRGEPLNQLNAFQGPYRTNDASMNQWCAGPSQGAISPFMGANNVGPPARGYQPGPSNDFSMTGQQQNFSMSVNLGAQSMSAYQQQAQFRNQPQPYNVYQMPANASNMQYNVNNSMPTGGLGNQVNTVECNMGNLYMEDMELFLGLTTADIKQETYQQRMQQDEEEHLSNSFTRLTTNAMNDLGK, encoded by the coding sequence AGTGCAAAAACCATTTGTCGCTATAACCGAGCAGCCTCAATCGAAAGCACTAAGATTTCGGTACGAATGTGAAGGTCGTTCGGCGGGTTCGATTCCTGGAGTACACAGCACGCCGGAACAGAAGACTTTCCCGGCAATCGAAGTTCGCGGTTACAAAGGACCGGCAATGGTTGTGGTATCTTGTGTTACGAAGGATCCACCATACCGGCCTCATCCACACAATCTCGTCGGAAAGGAAGGTTGCAAGGAAGGCGTTTGCACTGTAAAACTCGACTGTAACAGTATGAGCTATGTGTTCAGTAATCTTGGCATACAATGTGTTAAAAAGAAAGGCATCGAGGAGTCCCTTGGCCTCAGAGAAAGGATTCAGGTGGATCCATTTCACACCAAATTCGGACATGCAAAACAACCTGCCACGATCGACCTTAACGCCGTTCGACTGTGTTTCCAAGTGTACCTGCCCGGAGGCCCCGATAAAAAATTCACGCAACCTCTTCAACCAGTCGTGTCGGATATAATCTATGATAAAAAGGCGATGTCCGATTTGGTAATATGTAAACTTAGTGAAGTTACTGCGCCAGTTTCAGGCGGAAAGGAAATTATTCTTCTCTGTGAAAAAGTCACCAAAGAGGACATATCTGTGCGATTCTACGAAGAGCGAAACGGTAGAATAGTGTGGACGGATTCTGGAGAATTTCAACACAACAATGTACACAAACAAGTGGCTATTTGTTTTAGAACTCCCAGATATCGCACTCTCGATGTTGAACATTCTGTGATGGTAAATATTCAGCTAAGAAGGCTTTCGGATGGAGCTACTAGTGAACCATTACCGTTCGAACTACTCCCAGTTGAATCGTTTAGTcagaaaagaaaaaggcaaaaaatgaGCAGTTGTGAGACAATAGACCCTACTCCTGGGTTTGGTGGTTTTGTCGGACAACCGGTTCCAAATGAGCCAACAAAGACCGATCGAGGGGAACCGTTGAATCAATTGAACGCTTTTCAAGGACCTTATCGTACTAATGATGCTTCTATGAATCAATGGTGTGCAGGTCCATCTCAAGGAGCCATTTCTCCGTTTATGGGAGCAAACAATGTGGGTCCACCAGCAAGAGGTTACCAGCCGGGTCCTTCCAACGATTTTTCTATGACCGGCCAACAGCAAAACTTTTCAATGTCGGTGAATTTGGGCGCTCAATCGATGAGTGCATACCAACAACAAGCTCAATTTCGGAATCAGCCGCAGCCATACAATGTGTATCAAATGCCAGCCAATGCCAGCAACATGCAgtacaatgttaataatagtATGCCCACCGGTGGTCTGGGAAACCAGGTGAACACTGTCGAATGCAACATGGGCAACCTGTACATGGAAGATATGGAACTATTTCTGGGCCTAACCACAGCCGATATCAAGCAGGAGACCTATCAACAACGAATGCAGCAGGACGAGGAGGAACATCTTTCCAATAGCTTCACCAGATTAACCACAAATGCGATGAATGATTTAGGAAAATGA